Proteins encoded together in one Nitrospirota bacterium window:
- a CDS encoding sigma-54-dependent Fis family transcriptional regulator, producing MEGLPADSPAQGERILIVDDDPSMRMALMESVRRLGYDVQGAVDGVDAVERVSRYRPWLVVTDLKMPRLGGLDLIKEIKNRSPQTLMVLMTAYGTVETAVEAMKYGASDYILKPFSTDLFERVIGNLKASGAQASTSSSEPIDPRSILTQDPGMVRLLSTVEGVAVSQATILINGESGTGKELLARFIHSRSPRAHRPFIAVNCAALPDGLLESELFGHERGAFTGAIMKKIGKFEMAHTGTLLLDEISEMNMGLQAKLLRVIQEREVDRVGGREPVSVNIRVIATTNRSLYHEVEQGRFREDLYYRLNVFPIMVPPLRERPADIPLLARHFVAVSAARNSLPLPTVSAEAYATLQDRRWKGNVRELENVMERAVLLAGKEPILPCHLLLESDGQPLSPTPAPSVPQPSGNGSLWEMERELIFQTLARVRENRTHAAKELGISIRTLRNKLREYRGAGCQLAP from the coding sequence CCTGCGCAGGGCGAGCGGATCTTAATCGTCGATGACGATCCATCTATGCGGATGGCGTTGATGGAGTCAGTTCGTCGCCTCGGGTATGACGTGCAGGGGGCGGTGGATGGTGTCGATGCAGTCGAACGTGTCAGCCGCTACAGGCCCTGGTTGGTGGTGACCGATCTGAAGATGCCTCGGCTTGGTGGTCTCGACCTGATCAAGGAGATCAAGAATCGCTCACCACAGACGTTGATGGTCCTGATGACCGCCTACGGGACGGTGGAGACCGCCGTGGAGGCGATGAAGTACGGAGCAAGCGATTACATTCTCAAGCCGTTCTCCACCGATCTGTTCGAGCGGGTGATCGGGAATCTGAAAGCATCAGGCGCCCAGGCCTCGACGTCATCGTCTGAGCCGATCGACCCGCGGTCGATCCTGACACAAGACCCCGGCATGGTCCGTCTCCTCAGTACCGTTGAAGGGGTTGCCGTAAGCCAGGCGACGATCCTTATCAACGGAGAGAGCGGCACAGGGAAGGAACTGTTGGCCCGTTTTATCCATAGCAGAAGCCCTCGCGCGCACCGCCCGTTTATCGCCGTCAATTGTGCGGCCTTGCCGGATGGACTCTTGGAGAGTGAACTGTTCGGCCATGAGCGTGGCGCATTTACCGGGGCCATCATGAAGAAGATCGGCAAGTTCGAAATGGCGCACACCGGCACCCTGCTGCTCGATGAAATCAGCGAAATGAACATGGGTCTACAGGCCAAGTTGCTCCGTGTGATCCAGGAACGGGAAGTGGATCGAGTGGGAGGTCGTGAGCCGGTCTCCGTCAATATCCGGGTCATTGCGACGACAAACCGCTCGCTCTATCACGAAGTGGAGCAGGGGCGGTTTCGGGAGGACCTGTATTACCGACTGAATGTGTTTCCCATCATGGTCCCGCCGTTACGGGAACGGCCTGCGGACATCCCGTTGCTCGCGAGGCATTTCGTGGCCGTCTCCGCGGCGCGCAATAGCCTTCCGTTGCCGACGGTATCGGCGGAGGCCTATGCCACACTTCAAGATAGACGGTGGAAAGGGAACGTGCGTGAACTGGAGAATGTCATGGAACGTGCCGTGCTGTTAGCCGGGAAAGAGCCGATTCTCCCGTGCCACTTGTTGCTGGAGTCCGACGGACAACCGCTGTCTCCTACTCCGGCCCCATCCGTGCCACAGCCTTCCGGGAACGGGTCGTTGTGGGAAATGGAGCGGGAACTGATTTTTCAAACTCTGGCGCGGGTGAGGGAGAATCGCACCCATGCGGCGAAAGAACTGGGCATCAGCATTCGCACCTTGCGGAACAAGCTTCGAGAGTATCGGGGGGCCGGTTGTCAGCTCGCTCCATAA
- the flgB gene encoding flagellar basal body rod protein FlgB yields MTLIDHTMQLLHRTLDLRQARQRVIASNIANEETPGYRAADFNFQDSLQAAQRGRGPVTLVVTQSQHMGVHGDAVQQVTGDLNPVPAGDLPLDANTVNIELEMAKMSDNAMQYNSAASIMAIRFRHLMGAIREGR; encoded by the coding sequence ATGACGCTCATTGATCACACCATGCAATTGCTCCATCGCACTCTGGATTTACGACAAGCCAGACAACGGGTGATTGCCTCGAATATCGCGAATGAAGAAACACCCGGGTATCGCGCAGCCGACTTCAACTTTCAGGATTCCTTGCAGGCGGCACAGCGGGGGAGAGGTCCCGTCACGCTTGTGGTGACTCAGAGCCAGCACATGGGTGTGCACGGGGATGCGGTGCAACAGGTCACGGGAGATCTCAACCCCGTGCCTGCCGGGGATCTTCCCTTGGATGCCAACACCGTGAACATCGAACTGGAAATGGCCAAGATGTCGGATAACGCGATGCAGTATAACAGCGCTGCGTCGATCATGGCGATTCGGTTTCGCCACTTGATGGGGGCGATCCGCGAGGGGCGATAA
- the flgC gene encoding flagellar basal body rod protein FlgC: protein MEMTDSMAVSVTALDAQRQRLNVISSNLANAQSTHTAGGGPYKRRDVVFQSTPVASPFQRAFRQVSTGPGAHALDGVKVLRVKEDARPGQVIYDPRHPDADKKGFVKMPNINVMEEMVNMIGASRSYEANVQAINATRAMWNKALEIGR from the coding sequence ATGGAGATGACTGACAGCATGGCAGTGTCAGTGACGGCCCTTGATGCGCAACGTCAACGGCTCAATGTGATTTCCAGCAATCTGGCGAACGCACAGTCCACCCATACGGCAGGAGGAGGGCCCTATAAGCGCCGGGACGTGGTGTTTCAATCCACGCCGGTCGCCAGTCCCTTCCAACGGGCATTTCGCCAGGTGTCGACGGGGCCAGGGGCCCACGCTCTTGATGGCGTCAAGGTACTGCGGGTGAAAGAAGATGCCAGGCCCGGACAGGTGATCTATGATCCGCGCCATCCGGACGCAGACAAGAAGGGGTTCGTCAAGATGCCCAATATCAATGTCATGGAAGAAATGGTGAACATGATCGGGGCATCCCGCTCATACGAAGCCAACGTGCAAGCGATTAACGCGACCCGCGCCATGTGGAATAAGGCGCTGGAGATCGGGAGGTAG
- the fliE gene encoding flagellar hook-basal body complex protein FliE has protein sequence MDQIKAIAIPASSFIGNAPAAHPAGAAPSGGFMNSLQSAISKANDIQIQANQATEALMTGQTQNIHQTMVALQEADVSFQLMMQIRNKILSAYEEIQRMQI, from the coding sequence ATGGACCAGATCAAAGCGATCGCAATTCCTGCATCATCCTTCATCGGTAATGCCCCAGCCGCTCATCCGGCCGGTGCTGCTCCATCTGGTGGATTTATGAATTCACTGCAGTCTGCGATCAGTAAGGCCAATGACATTCAAATTCAAGCCAACCAGGCGACTGAAGCATTGATGACCGGTCAGACACAGAACATCCACCAGACGATGGTGGCCTTACAGGAAGCCGATGTGTCGTTCCAACTGATGATGCAGATCAGGAACAAGATATTGTCGGCATATGAAGAAATTCAGCGGATGCAAATCTGA
- the fliF gene encoding flagellar M-ring protein FliF, giving the protein MLSKFSINQRMIILVALAGSIAGLIAVTLWTQQPDMQVLFTNLNPEDAAGIVDKLKETKVPYETTGGGTTVLVPSAQVHELRLQLATQGLPHGGGVGFEIFDRSSIGVSDFVQKLNYRRALQGELARTIAQMPEIERARVHLATPERRLFSSDENRARASVVVSLRNGQALAKTQVNGIVHLVSSSVEGLQVKDVTVVDGHGRLLSSAAGGDDAAGLTGSQLEYQRTLEKDIETRIQTMLERIVGVNKAVVRVSSILDFRKIETTEERYDPNSQVVRSEQRGQEKASGVNGVSGGVPGVQSNVPEGAIQEPAQTSSSANQTKNETVNYEISRTVSRVVESTGTIKQLSVAVLVDGMYESAKASEDGKPVSDAAKKYIARPEEDMKRIEEIVKKAMGYSAERQDQVQVTNVQFDIATEEPPAQGIEAAAEPTNSFIPYIRYAVGGGLFLLILFMVVRPLMAMLGTTGSSSEGSALGLPASVSQVEASLAGKPRSQIVDMARGNPDATAVVVKQWLKAGQ; this is encoded by the coding sequence ATGCTGTCTAAGTTTTCCATCAACCAACGCATGATCATTCTGGTGGCGCTGGCCGGTTCCATTGCGGGCCTCATCGCCGTGACGCTCTGGACACAGCAGCCTGACATGCAAGTGCTGTTTACGAACCTCAATCCCGAGGATGCGGCAGGGATAGTAGACAAGCTGAAAGAAACGAAAGTGCCGTATGAAACGACCGGCGGAGGGACGACCGTTCTTGTCCCCAGCGCGCAAGTCCATGAACTGCGATTGCAGCTGGCCACGCAGGGACTTCCCCATGGTGGTGGAGTCGGTTTCGAAATCTTCGATCGCTCATCGATCGGCGTATCCGATTTTGTTCAGAAGCTCAATTATCGGCGCGCACTGCAGGGGGAGCTGGCCAGGACCATTGCGCAAATGCCGGAAATTGAACGGGCGCGGGTCCACCTGGCCACCCCGGAGCGTCGTTTGTTCTCTAGTGACGAGAATCGGGCTCGCGCTTCGGTTGTCGTCTCGTTGCGGAACGGACAGGCCCTCGCCAAGACACAAGTCAACGGGATCGTTCACCTCGTGTCGAGCAGCGTCGAGGGCCTCCAGGTCAAGGATGTGACCGTGGTGGATGGACATGGGCGACTCCTCTCGTCGGCGGCCGGTGGCGACGATGCAGCAGGGTTGACCGGGTCACAGTTGGAGTATCAGCGGACGCTTGAAAAGGATATCGAAACACGCATCCAAACGATGTTGGAGCGGATCGTCGGGGTGAATAAAGCCGTGGTGCGGGTGTCCAGCATTCTCGACTTCCGAAAAATAGAAACCACTGAGGAGCGATACGATCCCAACAGTCAAGTCGTGAGGAGCGAGCAGCGCGGCCAGGAAAAAGCCAGTGGGGTCAACGGTGTCTCCGGTGGCGTACCCGGTGTCCAGTCAAATGTCCCGGAGGGGGCAATCCAGGAGCCGGCTCAAACGAGTTCGAGCGCAAATCAGACCAAGAACGAAACCGTGAATTACGAAATCAGCCGGACGGTGTCCCGGGTCGTGGAGTCCACCGGTACCATCAAACAACTGTCCGTGGCGGTGCTCGTGGACGGCATGTACGAAAGCGCGAAGGCGTCTGAGGATGGCAAGCCTGTATCCGATGCGGCCAAGAAGTACATCGCACGGCCTGAAGAAGACATGAAGCGCATCGAAGAGATCGTGAAAAAAGCCATGGGTTATTCGGCAGAGCGGCAGGATCAAGTCCAGGTGACCAACGTGCAATTTGACATTGCGACTGAAGAGCCTCCCGCGCAGGGGATTGAGGCGGCGGCGGAACCGACCAATTCCTTCATTCCGTATATTCGCTATGCGGTTGGAGGAGGGCTCTTTCTCCTGATCCTCTTCATGGTTGTTCGCCCCTTGATGGCGATGTTGGGGACGACCGGGTCATCGTCCGAGGGGTCAGCGCTGGGTCTTCCCGCTTCGGTGAGCCAGGTCGAAGCGTCATTGGCGGGAAAGCCCCGTTCACAGATCGTCGATATGGCCCGGGGTAATCCTGATGCCACGGCTGTGGTGGTCAAGCAATGGCTGAAGGCCGGTCAGTGA
- the fliG gene encoding flagellar motor switch protein FliG encodes MSTPLTGEQKAAILLKAIGEDAAAMVMKSLDPKEIRRLGASMNATANITREEESAVIDEFEKASASGDVAFHGKEYIKTILSKALGQEKANRLLESMTSKVYPGLDAMKWVDAKAASQMIKTEHPQTISVILAHMDPDQAGTVMRDLPEALRADVALRLATMEDLQPSVLEELSDALQSSLIASAGTRATTVGGAEAAANILTTLDKATEGSILSKIAERDQLLADTIRGLMFVFDDLIKLDDRGMQELMKEISKEDLPVALRGASPETKEKFLKNMSSRAAEMLKDDMEARGPVKVADVEKAQQNILKVCRKLEEEGRIVIAGGGEGEAVL; translated from the coding sequence ATGTCCACACCACTCACCGGCGAGCAAAAGGCGGCCATTCTTCTGAAAGCCATCGGGGAGGACGCCGCGGCGATGGTCATGAAGAGCCTTGATCCCAAGGAGATCCGTCGGCTAGGGGCCTCTATGAACGCGACGGCCAATATTACAAGGGAAGAAGAATCGGCCGTCATCGACGAGTTTGAAAAGGCGAGCGCAAGCGGTGACGTGGCATTTCATGGAAAAGAATACATCAAAACTATTCTCTCCAAGGCGCTCGGTCAGGAAAAAGCGAACCGACTGCTCGAGTCTATGACCAGTAAGGTGTATCCGGGACTCGACGCCATGAAGTGGGTTGATGCCAAGGCCGCTTCACAAATGATCAAGACCGAGCATCCCCAAACGATCTCCGTGATTCTCGCGCATATGGATCCGGACCAGGCCGGCACCGTTATGAGGGACTTACCCGAAGCCCTTCGAGCGGATGTCGCCTTGCGCCTTGCGACGATGGAGGACTTGCAGCCGAGCGTGCTCGAAGAACTCAGCGATGCGCTGCAGAGTTCTCTCATCGCGAGCGCCGGCACTCGCGCGACGACGGTCGGAGGCGCTGAAGCCGCGGCCAATATTCTTACGACCCTCGACAAGGCTACCGAGGGGAGCATCCTGTCGAAAATCGCCGAACGGGATCAGCTTTTGGCCGATACGATCAGAGGACTGATGTTTGTCTTCGACGACCTGATCAAGCTCGACGACCGTGGCATGCAAGAGCTCATGAAAGAAATCAGTAAAGAGGATCTTCCTGTGGCGCTCCGTGGAGCGAGTCCGGAAACCAAGGAGAAGTTCCTCAAGAATATGTCAAGCCGAGCGGCGGAGATGTTGAAGGACGACATGGAGGCGAGGGGACCGGTGAAGGTGGCGGATGTCGAGAAGGCGCAGCAGAACATCCTCAAAGTCTGCCGGAAGCTTGAAGAGGAAGGGCGCATCGTCATTGCCGGGGGGGGCGAAGGGGAGGCGGTGCTGTAA
- a CDS encoding response regulator, which produces MELASNGQATLTQPCVSSGGRRESAILVVDDEEAIRELLVRLLQSAGHRVRAVGSAREARAALKEFPVSLMITDVKLPDQDGIALLQQACDLDHRMMGLVMTGYGTVDLAVQAMKAGAAEFLMKPFDNKALQLTVNRLLDLYHLRSENTILKQAVVRAAGVRCRSLALTDFDTGHRFVGDQSQSDYDQGIAEGERRAGARVAEARRQEQQLLAETVRRFDDRWTSLHQTVEEDVTALAFSLATRILRDMVIDRRDAVLGLLKSALATVRDAGVVTVRTHPSDAPILESACAELCRDRPTSFTLHVEGDSSLSRGSCVVETMNRLVDASLDRQLLRLGEVLQKRGRHESRRSD; this is translated from the coding sequence ATGGAACTTGCGTCGAACGGACAGGCGACTCTCACCCAGCCCTGCGTCAGTTCCGGTGGGCGACGGGAGAGCGCAATCTTGGTGGTCGACGATGAAGAGGCGATCCGTGAATTGTTGGTGAGGCTGCTGCAGTCGGCGGGGCACCGCGTGCGCGCGGTTGGATCGGCGCGGGAAGCTCGTGCGGCACTAAAAGAATTTCCGGTGTCGCTGATGATTACGGACGTCAAACTGCCGGATCAGGATGGCATCGCGTTGCTCCAGCAGGCCTGTGATCTCGATCACCGCATGATGGGGCTGGTGATGACCGGATATGGAACCGTCGATCTCGCAGTTCAGGCGATGAAGGCAGGAGCGGCGGAGTTTCTGATGAAGCCGTTCGACAACAAGGCGCTCCAATTGACCGTCAATCGCCTCCTCGATCTCTATCACCTGCGGTCGGAGAATACGATCCTCAAGCAGGCGGTGGTTCGTGCTGCGGGGGTTCGCTGTCGCAGTCTCGCGCTGACCGATTTCGATACCGGCCATCGATTTGTCGGAGATCAGAGCCAATCAGACTATGATCAAGGGATTGCGGAGGGTGAACGGCGAGCCGGCGCACGAGTTGCGGAAGCCAGACGGCAGGAGCAGCAGCTCTTGGCCGAAACAGTCCGGCGTTTCGACGACCGGTGGACGTCGCTTCATCAGACCGTCGAAGAGGACGTGACGGCCCTGGCGTTCAGTCTGGCGACACGCATCCTGCGCGATATGGTGATCGATCGGCGGGATGCCGTACTTGGATTGTTGAAATCGGCCTTGGCGACGGTTCGGGATGCGGGAGTCGTCACTGTCAGAACGCATCCGTCCGACGCACCGATACTTGAATCGGCTTGCGCGGAGTTGTGCCGCGACCGGCCGACATCGTTTACGCTGCATGTGGAAGGCGATTCGTCTCTCTCCAGGGGAAGTTGCGTGGTGGAAACCATGAATCGACTGGTCGACGCCTCGCTGGACCGGCAGTTGCTGAGGCTCGGAGAGGTCTTACAGAAACGAGGCCGCCATGAATCTCGTCGATCTGATTGA
- a CDS encoding FliI/YscN family ATPase — protein sequence MNLVDLIEDTNPLVVSGRVAQAVGIVIEGYGPMTSVGELCDVTREDGEGNVPAEVVGFRGDRVLLMPLGEMRGIGPGSRLFMKGHCASVPVGPQLLGRVLNGLGEPLDGRGPLMTEHRYPLHAAPINPLMRTRITEPLDLGIRAINACLTCGRGQKVGIFASSGVGKSVLLGMISRYTKADVNVIALIGERGREVNEFLERDLTPEALSRSVVIVATSDQPPLVRLRGALVATAVAEYFRDCGRQVLLMMDSLTRLAHSQREVGLAIGEPPTTKGYTPSVFTMLPKLLERVGTCSGSGAITGLYTVLMESDELADPIAETARSILDGHIVLSRQLAARNHFPAIDLLNSTSRVMKDIVGRDHYRAARSMLELQARYQQSEDLILLGAYKAGANRDLDKAVGAQDGINAFLRQDIERSFSLDASIDDLLTLVKATA from the coding sequence ATGAATCTCGTCGATCTGATTGAAGATACAAATCCTCTTGTCGTCTCGGGCCGTGTGGCCCAGGCCGTCGGGATCGTGATCGAGGGCTATGGCCCCATGACGTCGGTCGGGGAATTGTGCGATGTCACGCGCGAAGATGGAGAGGGAAATGTGCCGGCTGAAGTGGTCGGGTTTCGCGGCGATCGTGTGTTGCTGATGCCGCTCGGAGAGATGCGCGGGATCGGCCCCGGCAGCCGGCTCTTCATGAAAGGCCACTGCGCCTCGGTCCCAGTCGGTCCCCAACTGCTCGGGCGCGTGCTCAATGGGCTGGGAGAGCCGTTGGACGGGCGCGGTCCTCTGATGACCGAGCACCGATACCCGCTGCATGCCGCGCCGATCAATCCTCTGATGAGAACCCGCATTACCGAACCGCTTGATCTGGGCATCCGGGCGATCAATGCCTGTTTGACTTGTGGCCGGGGTCAGAAGGTCGGCATCTTCGCCAGTTCCGGCGTCGGGAAGAGCGTCTTGCTCGGGATGATCAGCCGCTATACGAAGGCCGACGTGAATGTCATCGCCCTCATCGGCGAGCGGGGACGTGAAGTCAACGAATTCCTGGAACGAGACCTGACTCCTGAGGCGCTCAGTCGCTCGGTGGTGATCGTGGCGACGTCGGACCAGCCGCCGTTAGTGCGGTTACGAGGTGCGTTGGTTGCGACGGCGGTTGCGGAGTACTTTCGAGACTGCGGCAGACAGGTGCTCTTGATGATGGACTCACTCACCCGCCTGGCCCATAGCCAACGGGAAGTCGGGCTCGCCATCGGGGAGCCACCGACGACAAAAGGGTACACCCCCTCTGTTTTTACGATGTTGCCCAAGCTCCTGGAGCGAGTCGGGACTTGCTCCGGTTCCGGCGCCATCACCGGACTCTATACGGTCCTCATGGAGAGTGATGAGCTCGCCGATCCCATTGCGGAGACGGCTCGATCGATTCTGGACGGCCACATTGTGCTCTCACGGCAGTTGGCCGCGCGCAATCATTTCCCGGCAATCGACCTCCTGAACAGCACGAGTCGGGTGATGAAAGACATTGTGGGGCGAGACCACTATAGGGCGGCCCGGTCCATGCTCGAGCTTCAGGCGCGGTATCAGCAATCCGAGGATCTCATTTTGCTCGGCGCCTATAAAGCAGGCGCCAATCGTGATCTCGACAAGGCCGTGGGGGCTCAAGACGGCATCAATGCCTTTCTTCGTCAGGACATCGAACGATCTTTCTCACTCGATGCTTCGATCGACGACTTGCTGACGCTGGTGAAGGCGACAGCATGA
- a CDS encoding flagellar FliJ family protein: MKLGLLRRYRAQVEEIVRVDLFRLRQELHELEARARLLEERMRRTTDEYSGKAAGGLALDEFLVWQSRLAADTSKSVAARQMEEQLRGAWDQKQGELREAMQDRRTLDRLAERIGQRRRLVQNRVDQMEMDEAARRTTMM, from the coding sequence ATGAAGCTCGGCCTGTTGCGGCGCTATCGTGCACAGGTGGAAGAGATCGTACGGGTGGACCTCTTCCGATTGCGCCAGGAACTGCACGAGCTCGAAGCGCGCGCTCGTCTGCTTGAGGAGCGCATGAGGCGCACGACAGATGAGTACTCGGGCAAGGCTGCTGGAGGACTGGCGCTGGATGAATTTCTTGTGTGGCAGTCCAGACTGGCCGCAGACACGTCGAAGTCGGTGGCCGCGAGACAGATGGAAGAGCAGCTCCGTGGAGCATGGGACCAGAAGCAGGGTGAGTTGCGCGAAGCCATGCAGGATCGCCGCACACTCGATCGTCTGGCAGAGCGGATAGGCCAACGACGTCGTCTTGTGCAAAACAGAGTTGATCAAATGGAAATGGATGAAGCGGCGCGCCGAACGACCATGATGTGA
- a CDS encoding flagellar hook-length control protein FliK translates to MAIGLLNPATDCSTAQPCSNASAETGQTQQRPQCGAFSVLLKDVVRNIDHGPTTQLPDADDPVAPTPVTAVGDQATGPSLTGIVVVSLPQAPDIQEVTSTMADRAESPPIVDANASVDQNSSPSQNPNGPAVQQLASIPLLLLNPTVAEPSDDRTPGLEPVANNPSQPKTTDTSHASLPQPVFNPNSSNEVPATQSASPTTNKPHSRNGHAAPVHVGPVPLEQPSDASAPSERRPPSSPIPDQGPTPMMENHGSTDLHSTAQGNALVQSLVRPSADIRPSTIIQEQGDPGATPVSQSLAVRVIEASGGGAQGSFGDPAQGEAEGGPVQLNASGAPESALRGSQPSLFSDLFTSARQTQFLPQGAIASNLTPAADQLKLAQAVLGEDHSATMTAARGMTQTVQVELPSHEAGPMSVRISMMDQTVHTQFTTDRGDLGAILIGRQDQLQQSLAKSGLELGQFQVHVNQEGRQEAFPDRQSRRNGGASEQQPAAQGQSEQSHDQERPNYRSTRTLSLFA, encoded by the coding sequence ATGGCTATTGGGCTTCTCAATCCCGCCACAGACTGTTCGACTGCTCAACCCTGTTCGAACGCGTCGGCAGAGACAGGTCAGACTCAGCAGCGTCCTCAGTGCGGAGCCTTTTCTGTCCTCCTCAAAGACGTGGTACGGAACATAGATCACGGGCCGACCACCCAACTTCCCGACGCCGACGATCCGGTTGCACCAACTCCAGTCACGGCAGTCGGTGACCAGGCAACGGGACCTTCGTTGACCGGTATCGTGGTCGTGTCGCTCCCTCAAGCGCCCGATATTCAGGAGGTAACATCCACAATGGCCGACAGGGCTGAGTCCCCACCGATCGTGGATGCAAACGCAAGCGTGGACCAGAATTCGAGCCCGAGCCAGAATCCTAATGGGCCTGCTGTACAACAACTTGCATCGATACCTCTTCTCCTGCTGAATCCGACGGTCGCCGAACCTTCTGACGATCGCACTCCGGGCCTTGAGCCTGTGGCGAACAATCCGTCACAGCCCAAGACCACGGATACTTCCCACGCGTCCCTGCCGCAGCCCGTGTTCAATCCAAATAGCTCGAATGAAGTCCCTGCGACACAATCTGCCTCACCGACCACGAATAAGCCACACAGTCGGAATGGCCATGCTGCTCCAGTTCATGTCGGGCCTGTTCCTCTCGAACAACCGTCCGATGCTTCGGCTCCTTCCGAAAGACGGCCACCGAGTTCACCGATTCCCGATCAAGGGCCAACTCCTATGATGGAGAATCACGGGAGCACCGATCTCCATTCTACGGCGCAGGGGAATGCGCTCGTTCAATCTCTTGTCCGCCCTTCGGCAGACATTCGCCCATCGACAATTATCCAAGAGCAGGGAGATCCTGGGGCCACGCCGGTGAGCCAATCTCTAGCGGTTCGGGTGATTGAAGCGAGTGGAGGTGGGGCACAAGGCTCATTCGGTGACCCGGCGCAGGGAGAGGCAGAAGGAGGCCCGGTTCAACTCAACGCCAGTGGAGCTCCGGAATCGGCGCTGCGAGGGAGCCAGCCCTCGTTGTTCAGCGACCTATTCACGTCGGCGCGGCAGACACAGTTCTTGCCGCAGGGAGCCATCGCGTCCAATCTGACGCCGGCGGCGGATCAACTCAAGCTGGCACAGGCCGTCCTCGGTGAAGATCATTCTGCAACCATGACGGCGGCGCGTGGAATGACCCAAACCGTTCAGGTGGAGCTGCCCTCTCACGAGGCAGGGCCAATGAGTGTGCGAATTTCCATGATGGACCAGACGGTGCATACACAGTTCACCACCGATCGCGGCGATCTTGGCGCAATCCTCATCGGGCGCCAGGATCAGCTCCAGCAGAGTCTGGCCAAGTCTGGCCTGGAACTCGGCCAATTTCAGGTGCACGTCAATCAGGAGGGTCGGCAAGAAGCATTTCCCGATCGGCAGTCTCGACGAAACGGTGGCGCGTCGGAACAGCAGCCGGCGGCACAGGGCCAGAGCGAACAATCTCATGATCAAGAACGGCCCAATTATCGATCCACACGCACATTGAGTCTGTTCGCATAG
- a CDS encoding flagellar hook protein FlgE: MGILTSLFSAVSGLDSYGNAMSVIGNNIANVGTVGFKSSRASFADLVSASLGGGSSANQVGLGVFLNDVQTSFTQGSLSNTGNSLDLAIDGGGFFQLRDNTGVTTYSRAGQFEVNNLGEIVDPSGRLLQGYQASTTGVILGTVGNITLSTATVPPQATSAAAVEANLNAASTVPVTAFDAADPTTYNFSNGLTVYDTLGAQHQLRMYYVKDATANTWNLHSQIDGGATTAQTDLVFDSSGVLTGGGAQTFSLPIAGGAATPLTVAMDFSGMTQFGAASNLTNQTQDGFSSGSFQGFSIDSAGQVVAQFSNGQTSTLAQVVLSRFTNPDGLARSGENGFTETMESGAPLAGAPMNNGLGRLISQTIEQSNVDLGKEFVDMIITQRAFQANSRVITTSDEMLQELVNLKR, from the coding sequence ATGGGAATTTTGACCTCGCTTTTTTCGGCTGTCAGCGGACTCGATTCATACGGCAACGCCATGTCCGTGATCGGAAACAATATTGCGAATGTCGGGACCGTAGGGTTCAAGTCGAGCCGGGCGTCGTTCGCCGATTTAGTCTCGGCTTCGCTTGGTGGTGGGTCGAGCGCCAACCAGGTCGGATTGGGTGTTTTTTTGAACGATGTGCAGACGAGTTTTACCCAGGGCTCCCTCTCGAACACGGGGAATTCGTTGGACCTTGCGATCGATGGGGGCGGATTTTTTCAGTTGCGGGATAACACGGGGGTTACGACGTATTCTCGCGCAGGACAATTTGAAGTGAACAATCTCGGAGAGATTGTGGACCCGAGCGGTCGTTTGTTGCAGGGCTATCAAGCGTCAACGACGGGGGTCATTTTGGGAACAGTCGGAAATATCACCCTGTCCACCGCCACGGTTCCGCCGCAAGCGACCAGCGCCGCAGCGGTGGAGGCCAATCTCAATGCAGCCTCTACCGTTCCGGTGACTGCATTCGACGCCGCCGATCCCACGACATACAACTTCTCAAACGGCCTGACTGTCTATGACACACTCGGCGCCCAGCACCAGCTACGGATGTATTATGTAAAAGACGCGACGGCCAACACGTGGAACCTGCATTCTCAAATCGATGGTGGTGCCACAACGGCACAAACCGATTTGGTGTTTGATTCGAGCGGTGTGCTGACAGGAGGCGGTGCGCAGACATTTTCATTGCCGATTGCCGGCGGGGCGGCCACGCCACTGACGGTTGCCATGGATTTCTCAGGCATGACGCAATTTGGGGCTGCATCAAATTTGACTAACCAAACTCAAGATGGGTTCAGCTCCGGGTCGTTTCAAGGGTTCTCGATCGATTCGGCAGGGCAAGTCGTGGCGCAGTTCAGCAATGGTCAAACGAGCACCCTTGCCCAGGTCGTGTTGAGCCGGTTCACAAATCCAGACGGACTGGCACGTTCCGGTGAGAACGGGTTTACCGAAACGATGGAGTCCGGCGCGCCACTGGCCGGGGCTCCAATGAACAATGGGTTAGGGCGGCTCATTTCCCAGACCATTGAGCAGTCCAATGTGGATCTCGGCAAAGAATTTGTCGATATGATTATCACACAGCGCGCATTTCAAGCGAACTCCCGAGTCATTACCACAAGCGATGAGATGCTTCAGGAGCTCGTGAATCTCAAGCGGTAG